In Prosthecochloris marina, a single window of DNA contains:
- the murC gene encoding UDP-N-acetylmuramate--L-alanine ligase, with product MELGNTKCVHIVGIGGAGMSAIAELLLKSGLTVTGSDIAVNEVTEKLKEEGATVAKGHSEKNIGESDVVVYSSAISTCDNVEIAAALRKGVPVIKRDEMLGELMRYKSGICVAGTHGKTTTTAMIATMLIEAGEAPTVMIGGISDYLKGSTRVGDGRYMVIEADEYDRAFLRLTPSLAVINSLEIEHTDTYGGIEELREAFIAFANKVPFYGRVLCCVDWPEVRNIIPRLDRRSITYGIEESADFMARDIEVDRNRTFFTVDHQKKEMARFNIAVPGRHNVHNALAAIATGVEMGLPVERLVSGLAAFNGMRRRFQIRYGKEGGPVIIDDYAHHPSEVKAAVKAAKAGWQDYEVIAVFQPHLFSRTRDFSNEYGWALSNADSVIVTDVFAARENPDDFPGIDGALVAKAATVAGAQKVKFIPGKEELCSILEGYCVAGKLLLCMGAGSITRVAVELAGKCQRRNQ from the coding sequence GTGGAACTGGGAAATACAAAATGTGTTCACATTGTCGGGATCGGCGGGGCGGGGATGAGTGCTATCGCCGAATTGTTGCTGAAATCAGGCTTAACCGTTACCGGTTCGGACATTGCCGTCAATGAAGTGACGGAAAAACTCAAGGAAGAGGGTGCGACCGTTGCGAAGGGGCACAGTGAAAAAAATATCGGGGAGAGCGATGTCGTTGTATACTCTTCCGCCATATCGACTTGTGACAATGTGGAGATCGCCGCAGCACTGCGAAAAGGGGTTCCGGTGATCAAGAGAGATGAAATGCTCGGGGAACTGATGCGATATAAAAGTGGTATCTGTGTTGCAGGTACCCATGGCAAGACCACGACAACCGCGATGATCGCAACGATGCTCATCGAGGCTGGAGAAGCTCCGACGGTCATGATAGGAGGGATTTCGGATTACCTGAAAGGAAGCACCAGGGTTGGCGACGGTCGGTACATGGTGATAGAGGCTGACGAGTACGATCGTGCGTTTCTCAGATTAACCCCTTCCCTTGCCGTGATCAACAGTCTTGAGATCGAGCATACAGATACCTATGGAGGGATAGAGGAACTCAGGGAGGCTTTTATCGCTTTTGCCAACAAGGTACCGTTTTATGGGCGGGTGCTGTGCTGTGTTGACTGGCCGGAAGTACGCAACATCATTCCTCGGCTCGACAGGCGCTCGATCACTTACGGTATCGAGGAGTCTGCGGATTTTATGGCCCGGGATATAGAAGTCGACCGAAATAGAACCTTTTTTACGGTAGACCATCAAAAAAAGGAAATGGCGCGTTTCAATATCGCTGTTCCTGGGAGGCACAATGTGCATAATGCGTTGGCGGCAATTGCAACAGGCGTGGAGATGGGATTGCCGGTTGAACGCCTTGTTTCGGGTCTTGCTGCATTCAACGGGATGAGAAGACGATTTCAGATCAGGTATGGCAAGGAAGGAGGGCCGGTCATCATTGACGATTATGCGCATCATCCTTCCGAGGTCAAGGCAGCGGTTAAAGCGGCGAAAGCGGGGTGGCAGGATTATGAAGTTATCGCTGTGTTCCAGCCTCATCTTTTTTCCAGGACCAGGGACTTTTCGAACGAATATGGCTGGGCGCTTTCAAATGCCGATAGCGTTATTGTGACCGATGTGTTTGCGGCGCGTGAGAACCCTGATGACTTTCCCGGCATCGACGGGGCCCTGGTTGCAAAGGCTGCAACGGTTGCCGGTGCTCAAAAGGTGAAGTTTATACCGGGCAAGGAGGAACTCTGCTCCATCCTGGAAGGTTACTGTGTTGCAGGAAAACTCTTGCTTTGCATGGGGGCCGGGAGCATAACCAGAGTCGCGGTGGAGCTTGCCGGGAAATGTCAGCGCAGGAACCAGTAA
- the murG gene encoding undecaprenyldiphospho-muramoylpentapeptide beta-N-acetylglucosaminyltransferase: MRVIFAGGGTGGHLYPAVAMAEELLKRLPETEVSFAGTEKGIESREVPRLGYGLDTFKVRGFSRGRSLVDMLGNAAVLTDFAGSVRKAVSLIRKERPDVVVGTGGFVSAPLLLAAQMLGKKNLIQEQNAFPGVTTRLLSLFATEVHLSFPDSRRFLKRKKGIYVSGNPARSFSLAHSGEAGKSFGLDPGLPTLLVFGGSRGARSINNAVKQWVGELEGTANVIWQTGSLDFEAISKACVPSSNLWIGPYINDMGSAYAAADLVLCRAGASTIAELTNLGKPAILVPYPYATGNHQFFNAEALAKDGAAVLISDGEISDKGAKEKVYGLLKDGAAREKMAVACRKHGKPDAASELAGKIIQLGNS; the protein is encoded by the coding sequence ATGAGGGTTATCTTTGCGGGCGGAGGAACGGGCGGCCATCTTTATCCGGCTGTAGCGATGGCCGAAGAGCTTCTGAAACGCCTGCCTGAAACGGAAGTTTCGTTTGCCGGTACGGAAAAAGGTATCGAGTCGAGAGAGGTCCCCCGACTGGGCTATGGTCTGGATACCTTCAAGGTTCGTGGATTCAGCCGTGGGCGGTCGCTGGTTGATATGCTTGGTAACGCAGCTGTGCTGACCGATTTTGCCGGTTCGGTCCGTAAGGCGGTTTCCCTGATCAGGAAGGAGCGTCCCGATGTGGTTGTCGGTACGGGCGGGTTTGTCAGCGCTCCATTGCTGCTTGCCGCACAGATGCTCGGGAAAAAAAATCTTATACAGGAACAGAATGCGTTTCCCGGTGTGACGACACGGTTGCTTTCTTTGTTTGCTACCGAAGTGCATCTTTCTTTTCCCGACAGCCGCCGTTTTCTGAAGAGAAAGAAAGGGATTTACGTTTCAGGCAATCCCGCCCGCAGTTTTTCTCTCGCCCATAGCGGGGAGGCAGGAAAATCGTTCGGTCTCGATCCAGGACTGCCGACTCTTCTTGTTTTTGGTGGAAGCCGGGGAGCACGGTCTATCAACAATGCCGTTAAACAATGGGTGGGAGAACTCGAGGGTACGGCTAATGTCATATGGCAAACCGGTTCACTGGACTTCGAGGCGATCAGCAAGGCGTGTGTTCCTTCGAGCAATCTGTGGATCGGGCCTTATATCAACGATATGGGCAGTGCTTATGCCGCGGCTGACCTCGTCCTGTGCAGGGCTGGGGCGTCGACCATAGCGGAGCTGACCAATCTCGGCAAGCCGGCGATTCTGGTTCCCTACCCCTATGCGACCGGGAATCATCAATTCTTCAATGCGGAGGCATTGGCTAAAGATGGGGCGGCTGTGTTGATCTCTGACGGTGAGATTAGTGACAAGGGAGCGAAGGAAAAGGTTTATGGGTTGTTGAAGGACGGTGCGGCTCGGGAAAAAATGGCGGTTGCTTGCAGAAAGCATGGAAAACCGGACGCGGCAAGCGAGCTTGCCGGGAAGATCATTCAATTAGGAAACAGCTAA
- a CDS encoding FtsW/RodA/SpoVE family cell cycle protein, with product MKHSEDMVEVSAVGKIAAPGQAVEAKSVAGKLLLLIVVFLMCIGVVVVYSSGAGWAQRKFSNPEYFLWRQVFFTFLGLATVIVFSSIDYRIFRKLSKVLFFLSIILLAGLLFFKFIGVIKGAARWIPLGPISFQVSDFAKYALIFHFARLITDKRDFIKDLNESYYPLLTLLLTVVALIAFAPNFSTASLVATIGFTMMFLGGVRFKHLLATAVPLIPLAGLFAIAQPYRVARLLSFFNGGNEQQLSYQVRQALIGLGNGGMFGLGIGESKQRELFLPLSYNDFVFVIIGEEFGFIGAVAVLSLFAAFFVCGLIIAKNAADGFGRFVALGITITIVLYAFINIAVASHVLPTTGVPLPFISYGGTALLFNSLGVGILINISRKRNGGEMLSPDAGMRGGAQ from the coding sequence ATGAAACACAGCGAAGATATGGTCGAGGTAAGTGCAGTCGGGAAAATCGCCGCTCCGGGTCAAGCCGTCGAGGCTAAAAGTGTTGCAGGTAAGCTTCTGCTTCTTATCGTTGTTTTTTTGATGTGTATCGGAGTTGTTGTCGTTTACAGCAGCGGGGCCGGATGGGCACAGCGGAAATTTTCGAATCCCGAGTACTTTCTGTGGAGACAGGTGTTTTTTACGTTTTTGGGACTGGCTACGGTGATTGTGTTTTCTTCGATCGATTATCGGATTTTCAGAAAACTGAGCAAGGTTCTTTTCTTTCTGAGTATCATTCTGCTTGCCGGACTCTTGTTTTTCAAATTCATAGGAGTCATCAAGGGGGCGGCCCGCTGGATTCCTCTTGGTCCGATAAGCTTCCAGGTGTCCGATTTCGCCAAATATGCTCTGATTTTTCATTTTGCGAGGCTGATCACCGACAAACGGGATTTCATCAAAGATCTCAATGAAAGCTATTATCCTTTGCTGACGCTTTTACTCACGGTCGTTGCGCTCATTGCTTTTGCTCCTAACTTCAGTACGGCTTCGCTTGTTGCTACCATCGGTTTTACCATGATGTTTCTCGGGGGTGTACGGTTCAAGCATTTGCTCGCCACGGCAGTTCCGCTTATTCCGCTGGCAGGGTTGTTTGCGATAGCGCAGCCGTACAGAGTTGCACGGCTTTTGTCGTTTTTCAACGGAGGCAATGAGCAGCAGCTTTCCTACCAGGTGCGTCAGGCTCTCATAGGTCTCGGCAACGGCGGGATGTTCGGACTGGGGATCGGTGAGAGTAAACAACGTGAGCTTTTTCTGCCGCTTTCCTACAATGATTTTGTGTTTGTGATTATCGGTGAGGAATTCGGATTTATCGGAGCGGTGGCTGTTCTCTCTCTTTTTGCCGCCTTTTTTGTCTGCGGACTGATCATCGCCAAGAACGCTGCAGATGGTTTCGGTCGTTTTGTCGCGCTTGGCATCACCATTACCATCGTGCTGTATGCATTTATCAATATAGCGGTTGCAAGCCATGTGCTTCCCACGACAGGGGTTCCTCTTCCCTTTATCAGTTACGGCGGGACAGCGCTACTGTTTAATTCACTCGGAGTGGGTATTCTTATCAACATATCGAGGAAAAGGAACGGTGGGGAAATGCTTTCTCCCGATGCCGGTATGAGAGGGGGTGCTCAATGA
- the murD gene encoding UDP-N-acetylmuramoyl-L-alanine--D-glutamate ligase, with product MSVKAERVKGAYVSVLGAKRSGIAVALLLQRHGAHVFVSDSGPLGGHERACLQERGIAFEEGGHSHKVLETDFAVVSPGIPPHVPVVEVMGKNGVGLFSEIEVASWFCRARIIGVTGTDGKTTTATLIAAMCGVDAAERGYRVFSVGNIGVPFSSLVGEMSPGDVAVVELSSYQLERCTSFRPDVAVITNIMPDHLDRYDGSMQRYAEAKYRIYANQRKDDWLVYNADNEILRAHFADHREYVPGLVPFSKSKERFAGVNDNYATMDGRCLTTVIGGKKEAVISKDDLFKRSFRGSHNLENALAAVAAVRVAGIGTAPVQEALGTFGGVEHRQEYVGTFNGVDWINDSKATNLNALQRALETVPGKVVLMAGGRGKGDDFSELEDMIRQKVSTLVAFGESRDKFMAAFSTLVKVVQASSLEEAVALAGLNAVQGETVLFSPGCSSFDMFENFEERGKMFKTCIREMAE from the coding sequence ATGAGTGTGAAGGCAGAACGTGTAAAAGGGGCATATGTCAGTGTTCTCGGGGCGAAGCGTAGCGGTATTGCCGTGGCGTTGCTGCTGCAGAGGCATGGAGCTCATGTTTTTGTGAGTGACAGTGGGCCTCTTGGAGGCCATGAGCGAGCATGCCTTCAAGAGAGAGGTATCGCTTTCGAGGAGGGAGGGCACAGTCACAAGGTGCTCGAAACGGACTTCGCCGTGGTGAGCCCCGGTATCCCTCCTCATGTGCCGGTCGTCGAGGTGATGGGGAAGAACGGTGTCGGGTTGTTCAGTGAAATCGAGGTGGCATCGTGGTTCTGCAGGGCTCGTATTATAGGAGTGACCGGAACGGACGGCAAGACAACGACTGCGACACTGATAGCCGCCATGTGCGGTGTCGATGCGGCTGAACGGGGATACCGGGTGTTCAGCGTCGGCAATATCGGTGTTCCTTTTTCATCTCTTGTCGGGGAGATGAGCCCCGGAGATGTTGCGGTAGTCGAACTCAGCAGCTACCAGTTGGAACGTTGTACGTCGTTCAGGCCGGATGTTGCCGTCATAACCAACATCATGCCGGACCATCTTGACCGTTATGACGGGAGTATGCAGCGTTATGCTGAAGCAAAGTACAGGATTTATGCAAATCAGCGTAAGGATGACTGGCTGGTCTATAACGCCGACAATGAAATCCTGCGTGCTCATTTTGCGGACCATCGGGAGTATGTTCCGGGTTTAGTGCCGTTCAGCAAGAGCAAAGAGCGTTTTGCCGGGGTAAATGACAATTATGCGACAATGGACGGAAGGTGCCTGACAACCGTGATCGGAGGCAAAAAAGAGGCGGTAATCAGCAAGGATGATCTGTTCAAAAGAAGCTTCAGAGGGAGTCATAATCTTGAAAACGCTCTTGCTGCGGTTGCTGCAGTCAGGGTTGCGGGTATCGGCACGGCTCCGGTGCAGGAAGCCCTCGGAACGTTTGGCGGCGTGGAGCATCGCCAGGAGTATGTCGGGACATTCAACGGGGTTGACTGGATAAACGATTCGAAAGCAACGAATCTCAATGCACTGCAGCGGGCGCTGGAAACCGTACCGGGAAAGGTTGTTTTGATGGCAGGCGGGCGTGGAAAAGGGGATGATTTCAGCGAGCTTGAGGATATGATTCGCCAAAAAGTTTCGACGTTGGTAGCTTTCGGTGAATCGAGGGATAAGTTTATGGCGGCGTTTTCCACTCTCGTCAAGGTTGTTCAGGCCTCATCCCTGGAAGAGGCGGTGGCGTTGGCAGGGCTGAATGCGGTTCAGGGTGAGACGGTTCTTTTTTCACCGGGATGTTCGAGTTTCGATATGTTTGAAAATTTCGAGGAAAGGGGCAAAATGTTCAAGACGTGTATTCGGGAGATGGCCGAATGA
- the mraY gene encoding phospho-N-acetylmuramoyl-pentapeptide-transferase: protein MLYYLLQYINEVFDPPGFGVIEYITFRASAAAITSLLITILAGPKLIGYLKSKYIEPVKEEAPAEHRKKKKELPTMGGTLIIFSVLVSGMLWAKLDDPYVWLIFLSILWMGAIGFVDDYRKVVLKIKGGLSAKYKLVGQVSLGLFIGFYTHYDPAFSVLLTETTIPFFKDLMIDYGWWYIPIVVFIITAVSNAVNLTDGLDGLAAGVSGIVVFGLGGFAYLGGNTVYADYLDIAYIPGGGEVTIVSMAIVMACVGFLWFNSHPAEIFMGDTGSLALGSAIAVIALLIKKELLLPVLAGTFLVETLSVSLQVAWFKFTKWRYGEGKRIFLMAPLHHHYQMKGWAEEKIVIRFWIITLLFFLASLMTLKLR, encoded by the coding sequence ATGCTTTACTATTTGCTGCAATATATCAATGAGGTTTTCGACCCTCCGGGTTTCGGCGTTATAGAATATATTACGTTCAGGGCGAGTGCTGCCGCTATTACGTCTCTTTTGATTACCATTCTTGCCGGTCCGAAGCTGATCGGGTATCTCAAGTCCAAATATATCGAACCGGTCAAGGAGGAGGCGCCGGCTGAACACCGCAAGAAGAAGAAGGAGCTGCCGACAATGGGGGGGACACTGATTATATTTTCAGTGCTTGTTTCCGGCATGCTCTGGGCAAAGCTTGACGATCCCTATGTCTGGCTTATTTTTCTCTCTATCCTCTGGATGGGAGCTATCGGATTTGTCGATGACTACCGGAAAGTTGTGCTGAAAATCAAAGGTGGGCTGTCCGCCAAGTACAAGTTGGTCGGTCAGGTTTCTCTCGGCCTGTTCATCGGGTTTTATACACACTATGATCCTGCATTTTCAGTACTCCTGACGGAAACGACGATTCCTTTTTTCAAGGATTTGATGATCGATTACGGCTGGTGGTACATTCCCATAGTGGTGTTTATCATTACTGCCGTTTCCAATGCGGTCAATCTCACTGATGGCCTTGACGGCCTTGCCGCCGGTGTATCGGGTATCGTTGTGTTCGGGCTTGGCGGATTCGCCTATCTTGGCGGTAACACGGTGTATGCCGACTACCTTGACATTGCCTACATTCCCGGAGGCGGAGAAGTTACGATAGTCAGTATGGCGATCGTTATGGCGTGCGTGGGGTTTTTATGGTTCAATTCCCATCCTGCAGAGATTTTCATGGGTGATACAGGGTCACTGGCTCTCGGCAGTGCGATAGCCGTTATTGCGTTGTTGATAAAAAAGGAGTTGCTGCTTCCGGTACTGGCCGGAACGTTTCTCGTCGAAACTCTTTCCGTTTCTTTGCAGGTTGCCTGGTTTAAATTTACCAAGTGGCGGTACGGTGAAGGAAAGCGGATATTTCTCATGGCACCCCTGCACCATCATTACCAGATGAAAGGGTGGGCGGAAGAAAAGATTGTCATACGGTTCTGGATCATCACGCTGTTGTTTTTCCTTGCCAGTCTGATGACGTTAAAATTGAGATGA
- a CDS encoding UDP-N-acetylmuramoyl-tripeptide--D-alanyl-D-alanine ligase, with amino-acid sequence MTVCLEKKDFEAVGVVAGFTRDDPVMFAEPLVVIDSRKVTGGELFFALKGEKTDGHRYVHQAFERGAACAVVNREWYDELGAAEKEPGFGYVVVTDTVDAMQQLARLYRSKFDIPVIGIGGSNGKTTTKEMTASVLRSRYKVHMSEGNLNNHLGVPLTLFGLRREHEMAVVEMGINHPGEMELLTAIARPTHGLLTNIGHEHLEFLQDLDGVAYAETALYRYLQKHHGVAFVNREDEWLDKAAAGLPGTVSYGNRLDANGVWAEDIRMDAAGKALFTLCCPAGTVSVTLHFAGRHNVSNAVAAAAVGLFFGLNPKQIAVGLEGLRPQKGWKRLEFQNAGGITVVNDTYNANPDSMRQALDLLCELPTSGKRVAVIGDMFELGESSALEHRAIGRYVAGLQRIDSLYTFGEQAALCCAEAGAKCSGHFTDEEKLREVLSSSLDPGDVLLLKASRGMRLERFAEGLMASD; translated from the coding sequence ATGACAGTTTGTTTGGAGAAAAAGGATTTTGAAGCTGTCGGGGTAGTTGCCGGGTTTACCCGGGATGATCCTGTTATGTTTGCCGAGCCGCTGGTTGTGATAGACTCTCGAAAAGTAACGGGAGGTGAACTGTTTTTTGCTCTGAAAGGAGAGAAAACAGATGGTCATCGCTACGTTCACCAGGCTTTTGAACGGGGTGCGGCTTGTGCTGTTGTCAACAGAGAGTGGTATGATGAGCTGGGTGCAGCAGAGAAAGAGCCAGGGTTCGGCTATGTTGTGGTAACCGATACCGTGGATGCGATGCAACAGCTTGCAAGGCTCTACAGATCGAAGTTCGATATTCCGGTGATCGGAATTGGCGGGAGCAACGGAAAAACAACGACCAAGGAGATGACGGCGTCGGTGCTCCGGAGCCGCTACAAGGTTCATATGAGCGAGGGTAATCTCAATAATCATCTTGGTGTGCCGCTTACGCTTTTCGGGCTCCGCAGAGAACACGAAATGGCTGTTGTTGAAATGGGTATAAACCACCCTGGAGAAATGGAGTTGCTTACAGCGATTGCCAGGCCGACTCATGGGTTGTTGACCAATATCGGTCATGAGCATCTTGAATTTTTACAGGATCTGGATGGGGTCGCTTATGCGGAAACAGCTTTGTACAGATATCTGCAAAAGCATCATGGTGTTGCTTTCGTGAACCGCGAAGACGAGTGGCTCGATAAGGCTGCGGCTGGACTGCCCGGTACCGTTTCTTACGGTAACAGGCTCGATGCCAATGGTGTATGGGCGGAAGATATCAGGATGGATGCTGCCGGGAAGGCATTGTTTACGCTGTGTTGCCCTGCAGGAACTGTTTCCGTTACCCTGCACTTCGCTGGTCGCCACAACGTTTCCAATGCAGTGGCTGCTGCTGCGGTAGGGTTGTTTTTCGGTTTGAATCCGAAACAAATCGCAGTTGGCCTCGAAGGCCTCCGGCCTCAAAAAGGATGGAAGCGGCTCGAGTTTCAGAACGCCGGTGGGATCACTGTCGTGAATGATACCTATAACGCCAATCCGGATTCGATGCGTCAGGCGCTCGATTTGTTGTGTGAGCTGCCGACTTCAGGAAAACGGGTTGCGGTCATAGGGGATATGTTTGAGCTGGGGGAGTCCAGCGCTCTGGAACATCGGGCAATCGGGCGTTATGTTGCAGGGCTTCAGCGGATCGATTCGCTCTACACATTCGGTGAGCAGGCAGCGCTTTGCTGTGCAGAAGCCGGGGCAAAATGCTCCGGGCATTTTACGGATGAAGAGAAGCTTCGGGAGGTGTTGAGCTCCTCGCTCGATCCGGGGGACGTTCTCCTGCTGAAGGCTTCACGGGGAATGAGGCTGGAACGATTCGCTGAAGGTCTCATGGCATCGGACTGA
- a CDS encoding UDP-N-acetylmuramoyl-L-alanyl-D-glutamate--2,6-diaminopimelate ligase produces MERIKLYMLLERLEVLTVTGGCESEMEIQQITSDSREIVKGGLFIAVRGFETDGHRFIEDAVGKGAVIVVCQELPGTIHEAVCYVVVRDSRRSMAQLAKRFYHDVADTLHIIGVTGTNGKTTTARLMVAMMNDCGIRTGYIGTGLALVGEETVLLGKTTPEAEVLHRLFSMMAERGCKAVVMEVSSHALVLQRTHGIGFTGAVFTNLTQDHLDFHHTMERYAEAKQLLMDAVDPEGFVVVNADDPWAAFMVKKRGNADLYCCTVGHKQFACREGMDIRARIIKAEMQRTEVEIEAGGRKYECGFRLPGLYNVMNLLEVFAAGIAMGLQPEPVIDCLATASPVEGRMEIISGATGEFSAVVDYAHTPDALVKVIETLNELKPPDRALIVVFGCGGNRDRDKRPKMGSAAAKGADRVIITSDNPRDEDPDDIMDDIAEGVSSASFHRFGSRAEAIRCGVNLMKKGDILLVAGKGHENYQEVAGVRRHFSDRETITAALVARNA; encoded by the coding sequence ATGGAGCGGATAAAGCTGTATATGTTGCTGGAACGGCTGGAAGTGCTGACCGTTACAGGTGGTTGTGAGTCCGAGATGGAGATTCAACAGATCACTTCGGATTCACGAGAGATCGTGAAAGGAGGCCTGTTCATTGCCGTAAGAGGGTTCGAAACGGACGGTCATCGCTTTATAGAAGATGCTGTTGGTAAAGGGGCGGTGATTGTGGTTTGCCAAGAGCTGCCGGGCACAATACATGAAGCGGTCTGTTATGTTGTCGTGCGGGATTCCAGGCGTTCCATGGCGCAGCTCGCAAAACGGTTTTACCATGATGTCGCCGACACGCTGCATATTATCGGGGTTACGGGAACCAACGGTAAAACCACAACCGCGCGCCTTATGGTGGCAATGATGAACGACTGTGGGATTCGGACGGGATATATTGGTACAGGTCTGGCGCTTGTAGGAGAGGAAACTGTTCTGCTAGGGAAAACAACTCCCGAAGCGGAAGTGCTCCACCGGCTTTTTTCTATGATGGCCGAACGGGGATGCAAGGCGGTGGTTATGGAAGTTTCCTCTCATGCGCTGGTTCTGCAGAGGACTCATGGTATTGGGTTTACAGGGGCGGTTTTCACCAACCTGACACAGGATCATCTTGATTTTCATCATACGATGGAGCGGTATGCCGAGGCGAAACAACTGTTGATGGATGCCGTCGATCCAGAAGGCTTTGTCGTTGTCAATGCAGATGATCCGTGGGCTGCGTTCATGGTGAAAAAACGTGGAAATGCCGATTTGTATTGCTGCACGGTTGGCCACAAGCAGTTTGCCTGTCGGGAGGGCATGGATATTCGTGCTCGTATCATCAAGGCGGAAATGCAGCGAACAGAGGTGGAAATCGAGGCAGGGGGTCGAAAGTATGAGTGCGGTTTCAGGTTGCCGGGACTTTATAATGTCATGAATCTGCTTGAAGTGTTTGCTGCCGGTATTGCGATGGGGTTGCAGCCCGAGCCGGTCATTGATTGTCTTGCGACGGCTTCCCCGGTAGAGGGGAGGATGGAAATAATCAGTGGTGCAACCGGAGAATTTTCTGCTGTTGTCGATTATGCGCATACGCCGGATGCACTGGTTAAGGTAATCGAAACATTGAACGAGCTCAAGCCTCCTGATAGGGCGCTCATCGTGGTCTTTGGATGCGGGGGGAACCGCGATCGGGACAAACGCCCGAAAATGGGTTCGGCTGCTGCGAAAGGGGCCGACAGGGTTATCATTACTTCGGATAATCCGAGGGATGAGGATCCTGACGATATTATGGATGATATCGCAGAAGGGGTATCTTCTGCAAGTTTCCATCGGTTCGGGAGCCGGGCCGAGGCAATCCGTTGCGGCGTCAATCTCATGAAAAAAGGGGATATTCTGCTTGTTGCAGGGAAAGGGCATGAAAATTATCAGGAGGTTGCAGGTGTTCGCAGGCATTTTTCCGATCGGGAAACTATAACAGCAGCGCTGGTTGCAAGAAATGCATAG